One window of the Phycodurus eques isolate BA_2022a chromosome 7, UOR_Pequ_1.1, whole genome shotgun sequence genome contains the following:
- the LOC133405097 gene encoding integrin-linked protein kinase isoform X2, with translation MLIMRGARINVMNRGDDTPLHLAASHGHRDILGKLIQCKADTNAANEHGNTPLHYACFWGQDLVAEDLVNNGAQVSICNKYGETPLDKAKPHLRELLREKAEKMGQNLTKIPFKDTFWKGTTRTRPRNGTLNKHAGIDYKQLSLLARINENHSGELWQGRWQGNEIVVKVLKVRDWTTRKSRDFNEEYPKLRIFSHPNVLPMLGACQSPPAPHPIIITHWMPYGSLYNVLHEGTNFVVDQTQAVKFALDIACGMAFLHTLEPMIPRHYLNSKSIMIDEDMTARISMADVKFSFQCPGRMYSPAWVAPEALQKKPEEINRRSADMWSFAVLLWELVTREVPFADLSNMEIGMKVALEGLRPTIPPGISPHICKLMKICMNEDPAKRPKFDMIVPILEKMQDK, from the exons ATGCTCATCATGCGAGGCGCCCGCATTAACGTCATGAACCGCGGGGACGACACGCCCCTGCACCTGGCCGCCAGCCATGGACATCGAGACATTCTGGGCAAG cTGATTCAGTGCAAAGCAGACACCAACGCAGCCAATGAACACGGGAACACGCCGTTGCATTACGCCTGCTTCTGGGGACAAGACCTGGTGGCAGAG GACCTCGTGAACAACGGGGCTCAGGTGAGCATCTGTAACAAATACGGCGAAACTCCCCTGGACAAAGCCAAACCTCACCTGCGAGAGCTTCTCAGAG AAAAAGCTGAGAAAATGGGACAGAACTTGACCAAAATCCCCTTCAAGGACACTTTTTGGAAAGGCACCACCAGAACTCGACCCC GTAATGGTACTTTGAACAAACATGCAGGCATCGACTATAAACAGCTCTCTCTCCTGGCGAGAATAAACGAGAACCATTCTGGAGAG CTGTGGCAAGGGCGTTGGCAAGGCAACGAGATCGTGGTCAAAGTGCTGAAGGTCCGCGACTGGACCACAAGGAAAAGCAGAGACTTCAACGAGGAGTATCCCAAACTCAG GATCTTTTCCCACCCAAATGTCCTCCCCATGTTGGGAGCATGTCAGTCTCCACCAGCCCCTCACCCCATCATCATCACACACTGGATGCCTTACGGCTCCCTCTACAACGTGCTGCACGAGGGCACCA ACTTTGTGGTGGACCAGACGCAAGCGGTCAAGTTTGCCCTGGACATTGCCTGCGGGATGGCCTTCTTGCACACGCTGGAGCCCATGATCCCCCGCCACTATCTGAACAGCAAGAGCATCATG ATCGATGAAGACATGACAGCCAGAATCAGCATGGCGGACGTCAAGTTCTCCTTTCAGTGTCCTGGCAGGATGTACTCGCCCGCTTGGGTTGCCCCTGAGG CCCTGCAGAAGAAGCCAGAGGAGATCAACCGGCGGTCGGCCGACATGTGGAGCTTCGCCGTGCTGCTCTGGGAGCTGGTGACCAGGGAGGTGCCCTTTGCGGACCTCTCCAACATGGAAATCGGCATGAAG GTTGCCTTGGAGGGCTTGAGGCCCACCATTCCTCCCGGCATCTCGCCACACATCTGCAAGCTGATGAAGATCTGCATGAACGAGGACCCGGCCAAGAGGCCCAAGTTTGACATGATCGTGCCTATTCTGGAGAAAATGCAGGACAAGTGA
- the apbb1 gene encoding LOW QUALITY PROTEIN: amyloid beta precursor protein binding family B member 1 (The sequence of the model RefSeq protein was modified relative to this genomic sequence to represent the inferred CDS: deleted 1 base in 1 codon) — MGGRDDVMPYVANKQHDEELKKNKLNDRCEHESTGNNAKWRKEGQNQLRKVSENQQEQDHNCNISHNGNLDGEREESPKVAAREEANNILNEPLLIHTMEDDEEKERNEEDKGEKSEDETPDQEEAPRGGAREGGAPGRNACLLFANVNGAPSDDEANWPAAAQDNAPDASSPNGNRDSFWDSSAFETDTDLPAGWMRVRDTSGTYYWHIPTGTTQWEPPSPLGKVDDSVLSSTMSLETTPCEEPEESWAQFCSTDEGGVDGELWKEEAEVASDQSLREFEGATLRYASINLNYNCSQSEDDEKLVPLCTDLESKCFAVRSLGWVEMSEEDMAPGKSSVAVNNCIRQLSYHKHNLHDTAGIWGEGKDMLMVLENDTMNLIDPLGQTLLHTQPIGSIRVWGVGRDNGRDFAYVARDNLTQVLKCHVFRCDSPAKNIATTLHEMCSKIMMERKASKPGVSRLSSDTGKPLSVQEFPSPKNELFQRFHVYYLGCEPVLKPVGMDVINDALAAAVEGTDKSDWMPVSVNVAPATLTILAKQTEEVLSECRVRFLSFMGVGRDVRTFAFIMADGPRDFNCHKFWCEPNAASLSEAVQAACMLRYQKCLDARQPSLASCLPTPPADSVARRVKKGVQSLLGSLKSYRSGSQSP, encoded by the exons ATGGGCGGCCGCGACGACGTGATGCCGTACGTGGCCAACAAGCAGCACGACGAGGAGCTGAAGAAGAACAAGCTGAACGACCGGTGCGAGCACGAGTCGACGGGCAACAACGCCAAGTGGCGCAAGGAGGGCCAGAACCAGCTGCGCAAGGTGAGCGAGAACCAGCAGGAGCAGGACCACAACTGCAACATCAGTCACAATGGCAACCTGGACGGGGAGCGCGAGGAGTCCCCGAAAGTAGCCGCCCGGGAGGAGGCCAACAACATCCTCAATGAACCGCTCCTCATCCACACCATGGAGGACGACGAGGAGAAGGAGAGGAACGAAGAGGACAAAGGGGAGAAGTCGGAGGATGAGACTCCGGATCAAGAGGAGGCCCCGAGAGGAGGAGCAAGAGAGGGAGGCGCCCCCGGCAGGAACGCGTGCCTCCTGTTCGCCAACGTCAACGGGGCGCCGAGCGACGACGAGGCCAATTGGCCCGCCGCCGCTCAGGACAACGCTCCCGACGCGTCTTCGCCCAACGGCAACAGAG ACTCCTTCTGGGACTCCAGCGCCTTCGAGACGGACACGGACCTGCCGGCCGGCTGGATGCGGGTGCGCGACACGTCGGGCACCTACTACTGGCACATCCCCACCGGCACCACCCAGTGGGAGCCCCCCTCGCCTCTGGGGAAGGTGGACGACTCCGTGCTGTCCTCCACCATGTCGCTGGAGACCACGCCGTGCGAGGAGCCCGAG gaatCCTGGGCTCAGTTTTGCAGCACAGACGAAGGCGGCGTTGACGGAGAGCTGTGGAAG gaggaagcagaagttGCGTCCGACCAAAGCCTGCGAGAGTTCGAGGGGGCGACTCTGCGCTATGCTTCCATCAACCTCAA CTACAACTGCTCCCAGTCTGAAGATGACGAGAAGCTGGTTCCACTCTGCACAGATTTAGAGAGCAAG TGCTTCGCTGTGCGTTCCTTGGGCTGGGTGGAGATGTCTGAGGAAGACATGGCGCCGGGCAAGAGCAGCGTGGCGGTCAACAACTGCATCCGACAGCTGTCCTACCACAAGCACAACCTGCACGACACCGCCGGGATCTGGGGAGAG GGCAAAGACATGCTGATGGTGCTGGAGAACGACACCATGAACCTGATCGATCCGCTGGGACAGACGCTGCTTCACACGCAGCCCATCGGCAGCATCCGCGTTTGGGGCGTCGGCAGAGACAACGGCAG GGATTTCGCCTACGTGGCTCGGGACAACCTGACGCAGGTCCTGAAGTGTCACGTGTTTCGTTGCGACTCTCCCGCCAAGAACATCGCCACCACTTTGCACGAGATGTGCTCCAAG ATAATGATGGAAAGGAAGGCGTCCAAGCCGGGCGTGAGTCGGCTCAGCTCGGACACTGGAAAACCTTTGTCTGTGCAGG AGTTTCCATCTCccaaaaatgaacttttccagcGCTTCCACGTGTATTACCTTGGTTGTGAGCCTGTGCTAAAGCCCGTGG GTATGGACGTGATTAACGACGCTCTGGCGGCAGCCGTGGAGGGCACGGACAAGAGCGACTGGATGCCAGTGTCTGTCAACGTGGCGCCCGCCACGCTCACCATACTCGCAAAACAG ACGGAAGAGGTGCTGTCGGAGTGCCGGGTGCGCTTCCTTTCCTTCATGGGCGTGGGCAGGGACGTGCGCACCTTCGCCTTCATCATGGCCGACGGCCCGCGAGACTTCAACTGCCACAAGTTCTGGTGCGAGCCCAATGCCGCCAGCCTCAGCGAGGCCGTGCAGGCCGCCTGCATG ctacgGTACCAGAAGTGTCTGGACGCCCGC CAGCCCAGCCTGGCCTCCTGCTTGCCCACCCCGCCCGCCGACTCTGTGGCCCGACGTGTCAAGAAGGGTGTGCAGAGTCTGCTGGGCAGCTTGAAGAGCTACAGGTCCGGCTCCCAGTCGCCTTGA
- the LOC133405097 gene encoding integrin-linked protein kinase isoform X1: MDDIFTQCREGNAVAVRLWLDNTENDLNQGDDHGFSPLHWACREGRSSVVDMLIMRGARINVMNRGDDTPLHLAASHGHRDILGKLIQCKADTNAANEHGNTPLHYACFWGQDLVAEDLVNNGAQVSICNKYGETPLDKAKPHLRELLREKAEKMGQNLTKIPFKDTFWKGTTRTRPRNGTLNKHAGIDYKQLSLLARINENHSGELWQGRWQGNEIVVKVLKVRDWTTRKSRDFNEEYPKLRIFSHPNVLPMLGACQSPPAPHPIIITHWMPYGSLYNVLHEGTNFVVDQTQAVKFALDIACGMAFLHTLEPMIPRHYLNSKSIMIDEDMTARISMADVKFSFQCPGRMYSPAWVAPEALQKKPEEINRRSADMWSFAVLLWELVTREVPFADLSNMEIGMKVALEGLRPTIPPGISPHICKLMKICMNEDPAKRPKFDMIVPILEKMQDK, translated from the exons ATGGACGACATCTTCACGCAGTGTCGAGAAGGCAACGCGGTGGCCGTGCGCCTGTGGCTGGACAACACGGAAAATGACCTCAACCAAGG AGACGACCACGGCTTCAGCCCTCTGCACTGGGCGTGCCGGGAGGGTCGGTCCAGCGTGGTGGACATGCTCATCATGCGAGGCGCCCGCATTAACGTCATGAACCGCGGGGACGACACGCCCCTGCACCTGGCCGCCAGCCATGGACATCGAGACATTCTGGGCAAG cTGATTCAGTGCAAAGCAGACACCAACGCAGCCAATGAACACGGGAACACGCCGTTGCATTACGCCTGCTTCTGGGGACAAGACCTGGTGGCAGAG GACCTCGTGAACAACGGGGCTCAGGTGAGCATCTGTAACAAATACGGCGAAACTCCCCTGGACAAAGCCAAACCTCACCTGCGAGAGCTTCTCAGAG AAAAAGCTGAGAAAATGGGACAGAACTTGACCAAAATCCCCTTCAAGGACACTTTTTGGAAAGGCACCACCAGAACTCGACCCC GTAATGGTACTTTGAACAAACATGCAGGCATCGACTATAAACAGCTCTCTCTCCTGGCGAGAATAAACGAGAACCATTCTGGAGAG CTGTGGCAAGGGCGTTGGCAAGGCAACGAGATCGTGGTCAAAGTGCTGAAGGTCCGCGACTGGACCACAAGGAAAAGCAGAGACTTCAACGAGGAGTATCCCAAACTCAG GATCTTTTCCCACCCAAATGTCCTCCCCATGTTGGGAGCATGTCAGTCTCCACCAGCCCCTCACCCCATCATCATCACACACTGGATGCCTTACGGCTCCCTCTACAACGTGCTGCACGAGGGCACCA ACTTTGTGGTGGACCAGACGCAAGCGGTCAAGTTTGCCCTGGACATTGCCTGCGGGATGGCCTTCTTGCACACGCTGGAGCCCATGATCCCCCGCCACTATCTGAACAGCAAGAGCATCATG ATCGATGAAGACATGACAGCCAGAATCAGCATGGCGGACGTCAAGTTCTCCTTTCAGTGTCCTGGCAGGATGTACTCGCCCGCTTGGGTTGCCCCTGAGG CCCTGCAGAAGAAGCCAGAGGAGATCAACCGGCGGTCGGCCGACATGTGGAGCTTCGCCGTGCTGCTCTGGGAGCTGGTGACCAGGGAGGTGCCCTTTGCGGACCTCTCCAACATGGAAATCGGCATGAAG GTTGCCTTGGAGGGCTTGAGGCCCACCATTCCTCCCGGCATCTCGCCACACATCTGCAAGCTGATGAAGATCTGCATGAACGAGGACCCGGCCAAGAGGCCCAAGTTTGACATGATCGTGCCTATTCTGGAGAAAATGCAGGACAAGTGA